AATAGAAATAcaacaattgatataaaagctTTTCTTGCATACgtgaaattagaaatttaatatatcgaaaaattgtATACCGCTATTAATCCTCATATTGCAATTAACCATAATAAAATCCAACATACATTAGACACATATCTAACTGATGTTCCAAGTGTTAAAATACTGCGATATTAAGTATACCCCAGCAAAAACACTAACCAACAGTAACataacatcaatgttataattttccactcaacaatatatataataataatgttatgtacatataatgtTAATGACATGTTATATTGCAGTAACGTTATtgagaagaaaattataatattgatgttaTGTTATTGTTAGTTAGTGTTTGCTGGaacatctaaataaaatatctctttgGTTGTGACATTTCGTATTACAACTCAACTATAACCAAATGTATCAAATTcactatattaaaaagaacatatttgcaaaaatttattcgtcACGTCACAAGCAACATATTTTCAAATGAGAAATAAcgtcaaataattatatcgtaCGACTTGCAGAGCATCTACAGCGCACAGTGAAAGGTTCACAGAAATTCAGTGGAACACGAAAGAGGTTAAGAAGTCTGAGATACGTGATATAATCGATTTAAATGTGCTATGTTTACCGgacagttaattattttaataatcgctTTACTTACAAGCCACAGGCGATGAAGCTGGCTTCGTAAATAGTGAAACTTAGTTAAATCTCAGACAATTCCGAGAGTGCCACGAACGCACATCCGTTCGCTCGCACTGCCATAAAAAGATTACTCCACTCGAAATACACGTCTTTACTCCTTACTGCTTCGAGACTGTTGCCACAACATCGAaacgaaatataattaaagacgTTTCGATTTTCTGCAAGCTGATAAAAGCAAGTTAAAGTAATAACGTAGTCGCgccaattttaaaacaaaccaataaaatataatgaaaaaagataaattttagctTTATACATagtatttgttttaaaaatatcaaattttatgctCTTACGTTGGCTCCATTGCGTCAGCTATGACATCACGCGAAACGTCACATCgaacgatttttattattataacagaCATGAAACCGGTTAGGATCAACCAGGAACGATCCGATTCGATTAGATCCACtttacttttctctttctcagaATTAAACTACAAACGTAATAAGATATTGAACAGACATAAATAGACagacaagaaataaatatataggaaTTTGATCTAGAAAACATATTAGCagaagcaataattattatcgttatgtTGATGATTGTTAAATAGCTAGGacttatattacatatattacttttttatttctttgttcaatattatatgaaagaaTTTCTGTTTTGTGAGTTATGAGCAATTGTtgcgtattaaaaaatgaatatatgataaaaatatattttttataaaatcaatccTCCCcccccacacacacacaaatatttttattttttttacattggaaaatgatattgtaatacgttataaattataagaataaacTTTAATCTCTACAATGTTTCATGTCTTGttctaattattatcattatgatTATTGTAGTTGTAAACTTCTTTTTagcttgattatttttaagtttataatacaatttctcAATGTATTGTGCAGTTCatagtataatatttgtttatattgcTTGTAGACTTGTATAAAAATCGATAGTTGTATTCgtcatttacaaaataaaatgcaactTTTTCAGCTTTTCCTTCCACTATTCTTACCACATCATTATTTGTTCTAtctttctatctctttctccccTTTTCTTCCTTATATATTGCTAACATTACATGATATTTCTCAAACACATCGCTCAGGTAACACATGGCAATATTATATGTGTGCTTCGATGTGCCAATGATTACACTCTACCTTCCAATTTGGCAATGGTATCGTGCACATTTTCTATCACGCTGTATATATATGGACGTTCCATCGGATTGACTTTCAACATGGacaagattaaattttgcatgtcctgaaagaaagaattgtaattgtttatttgtgaaaatatttgtatcacgcaaataaaacataaagaatttgaaaaaaattcaattttcttgaAAGTATGTGCCATGTTCTACTACAATTCAAgattaaaacattcaattttacgtatttgattatataaatatattgtttcttatcttatattagaaaaagtattaataataaagtcatataaatatgttttgctACAATTTTAGGTGAATCTTTCACATCGGTCATtgtgaattttaatgaaattttacataaacattcattaattttgttcGTAATTTATACGACAAATTAGACTTGGCtggcaaaattttttctctatcaaatttatcaataaatgcTGCAATAcacaaattttcataaaaaccaatgtaaacaaaaattaaatatcttttaaatcagaaaattatgcTTATAAATTTGGCGcagatatgaaaattttttagttttatcaaTGTTTAAACATGTGTAATTTgcattcttttcttcttttatatgtatagtTATAATGTGAAAAAGGAATACATTTTGACTTGTGTTTGACAATATATACGATATACTTTAAATGTTTACTATGAATAAaacaaagattattattattataattattaaactttcaaaaattctacaaacttttattacgtatttgtcaaaaagtaaaaagaattacatttttttgcaatggCAAAACTATATATTCTCTAAAAGCTTAGACTCAATGGTACTTAAGCCTAATggtactaattttattattgaacatAACAAGCAacattaaactataaaaatactataaaaactataatctattgttatttaatatgaaaacatTCAAGGAACACAGTCGACACAGCGTCAATACAAGTGTCAACGTTAAACAAACTTTTAAGAAACATAACGTGTAATATATTACCTCGTTATATGGAGTATCTTCTGGAAATGTTATATGTGCGCTCATCACAGCAAGAGCTACACTGTCGCCTCGTTCGTAAACAGTATCGAAAGGAGATTTAAAGTAACATAATGCATATAGTATACATCCCAATGACTGGAAAATGggcaaatacatatataattaaacataaaatacattgtaaaagatataaattaagacAAAAATAGAAGCATTGTAATATTTACCCAGATGTCTGTTCGTTCATCAACCATGCAATAACTCTcgacattaaataattctggTGCTCGATATGGCATGGAACATCTTTCAGCTGCCAAGTCTTGTAAAGTTCGCGCAGCTTGAGTACCACACACTTGAACTCTGGCAATTGCTACAGAACCTATAGAATTACTTAATAGATTAATGATGGGAGTTCATGTATTagctattataatattaacaaaataggaaaatataatttacccAAATCCATAATAACAGGTGTCCCATCGTCGCTAAGTACtatatttgcagtttttaaaTCTCTATGAGCAAGAGGTTCTGGTTTAGCTTCATGAAATGCTTTCACACCTTCACAAATCTGTAGAAAAATGCTGAGAATATCTATAGAACTCATGTAATCGCCATTTTTTGCTCGTCGTTCTAATTCATTTGCTAAAGTTCCTCtctaaaattacaataattaatcaaaaaat
This genomic window from Linepithema humile isolate Giens D197 chromosome 5, Lhum_UNIL_v1.0, whole genome shotgun sequence contains:
- the LOC105675408 gene encoding serine/threonine-protein kinase 16 isoform X3 yields the protein MVNSRKYRVCEHLGEGGFSTVLLVEDTTTHKKYAIKKIICHGPEDQQLAMKEVEYYKLIKHLNVIECVDFVCKDITDPVVHTMSQVLIVLPYYHRGTLANELERRAKNGDYMSSIDILSIFLQICEGVKAFHEAKPEPLAHRDLKTANIVLSDDGTPVIMDLGSVAIARVQVCGTQAARTLQDLAAERCSMPYRAPELFNVESYCMVDERTDIWSLGCILYALCYFKSPFDTVYERGDSVALAVMSAHITFPEDTPYNEDMQNLILSMLKVNPMERPYIYSVIENVHDTIAKLEGRV
- the LOC105675408 gene encoding serine/threonine-protein kinase 16 isoform X4, whose translation is MPPPQTLTRSCEIGPVECSRILPKVTSETTHPVSCRERHSIECVVASVVAIFNVFVLVETIMVNSRKYRVCEHLGEGGFSTVLLVEDTTTHKKYAIKKIICHGPEDQQLAMKEVEYYKLIKHLNVIECVDFVCKDITDPVVHTMSQVLIVLPYYHRGTLANELERRAKNGDYMSSIDILSIFLQICEGVKAFHEAKPEPLAHRDLKTANIVLSDDGTPVIMDLGSVAIARVQVCGTQAARTLQDLAAERCSMPYRAPELFNVESYCMVDERTDIWSLGCILYALCYFKSPFDTVYERGDSVALAVMSAHITFPEDTPYNEDMQNLILSMLKVNPMERPYIYSVIENVHDTIAKLEGRV
- the LOC105675408 gene encoding serine/threonine-protein kinase 16 isoform X2, producing the protein MGCICAKETIMVNSRKYRVCEHLGEGGFSTVLLVEDTTTHKKYAIKKIICHGPEDQQLAMKEVEYYKLIKHLNVIECVDFVCKDITDPVVHTMSQVLIVLPYYHRGTLANELERRAKNGDYMSSIDILSIFLQICEGVKAFHEAKPEPLAHRDLKTANIVLSDDGTPVIMDLGSVAIARVQVCGTQAARTLQDLAAERCSMPYRAPELFNVESYCMVDERTDIWSLGCILYALCYFKSPFDTVYERGDSVALAVMSAHITFPEDTPYNEDMQNLILSMLKVNPMERPYIYSVIENVHDTIAKLEGRV
- the LOC105675408 gene encoding serine/threonine-protein kinase 16 isoform X1, with product MNSLGLNLILRMGCICAKETIMVNSRKYRVCEHLGEGGFSTVLLVEDTTTHKKYAIKKIICHGPEDQQLAMKEVEYYKLIKHLNVIECVDFVCKDITDPVVHTMSQVLIVLPYYHRGTLANELERRAKNGDYMSSIDILSIFLQICEGVKAFHEAKPEPLAHRDLKTANIVLSDDGTPVIMDLGSVAIARVQVCGTQAARTLQDLAAERCSMPYRAPELFNVESYCMVDERTDIWSLGCILYALCYFKSPFDTVYERGDSVALAVMSAHITFPEDTPYNEDMQNLILSMLKVNPMERPYIYSVIENVHDTIAKLEGRV